GGCGCTACGGCGTGTCCAAGATCGAGGATCTGCCGATCGACTTCAACGGCGTTGCGCTCTTCCACGGCGAAGCTTTGTCCACCTCCCTCTACCGGCGCCACTTTGCTACGCTTTACGAGGGCTACGATCGCCAGGCGGAAATCCAACGCGGCTTTGCCTTGCTGTCGCCGTTGCAAGCCATCCGACCCTGGTCGCGCGCCTTGGCGGGCAGTGATCAGCATGCCCACCGTCGCTTCCTGGAGCAGGCCGAACTCTTCCGCTACGAATTGGTCCAACGCCTCAACGGCGCCATTATCGTCCGTCCGCGAACCGGGGGAGCAGGTCCCTTTCTTGCCGATGTGGCGGCGATTACCCGCGACGCCCGCTTCACGCCCGAGCCGCCGTCCACGCGTGAAGCGGTTTCGCGCCACGGGGTCGATCTCGCCATCCTCGCGGCCTGGGCGGCGATCGGCACGCTGTTCGCGTTCGCTGCCGGGAACCGGCTTGGAAGGTCCAACGCATGAGCCTGGTCCAACTCGAATGGATACGTGCCTGGCGAGATCCGGTGATGCGGATCATCCTGCTCCTGTTTGCGCTTGCCACGGGGTTTTCGGTCCTGTCCGGCGCGCGCTGGGCAGCCGAGCGCCAGGCGCTGGTGACGCAGGCCGTTGCCGAAGGCGACGAGATCATGGCGCTGCGGCGGGCCGAATTTGCCGCACTGCTCGCCAAGGGGGAGAAGCCGAAATTCGGCCTCGTCTACGCGACCGCCCTGCCCTTCCGCGCCGGTCTGCCCAATGCGCCGCTCGCAGTCCTGTCGGCGGGGCAGGCCGAGAGCTTTCCCGCAGCGGCCAGCATCTCGCCGTTCATCGATCCGTACACGATCTTCGATGCGCACGCAGCCGGCCTGGAGAGCCCCATCGTCCTCGCGGCGGGACGCTTCGACCTCGCATTCGTGATCGTGCTGCTGCTGCCGCTTCTGTTAATCGCGGCGACCTACGACTTCTGGTCCGGCGACGTGGAAAGCGGCAGCGCCCGCTTCCAGCTCGCGCAGCCGGTGTGGCCTGTCGGATTGATTCTCGCACGTGCTGGGGTGCGCGGCGGCGGCCTGCTTGCGGCCATGACGGCAATCGCCGTCACCGCGCTGCTGGCAGCTGGCGCGCGAGATGTGGCGAGCCTCGCCCTGTTCGCGCTCGTGACATCCGGGTACGGCACATTCTGGATCGTGCTGGCGATCCTGATCAACCTGTTCGTTCGTGCCTCGAC
The nucleotide sequence above comes from Sphingosinicella sp. BN140058. Encoded proteins:
- a CDS encoding DUF3526 domain-containing protein produces the protein MSLVQLEWIRAWRDPVMRIILLLFALATGFSVLSGARWAAERQALVTQAVAEGDEIMALRRAEFAALLAKGEKPKFGLVYATALPFRAGLPNAPLAVLSAGQAESFPAAASISPFIDPYTIFDAHAAGLESPIVLAAGRFDLAFVIVLLLPLLLIAATYDFWSGDVESGSARFQLAQPVWPVGLILARAGVRGGGLLAAMTAIAVTALLAAGARDVASLALFALVTSGYGTFWIVLAILINLFVRASTTAALAMGTAWLAVTILIPAMSAAAAHLVAAPPSAMAYTNAVRGAGLEVRAANAGAARAAATAASGRAYPAALWHSRREIQQRDARLRQMHEAYSRGWSAHRTLADRLRFLSPAVLTQDALDRIAGTDATRALAFQVQARAFAGEMRLLAFDWMDEDRLLTLADYDSGLPRFTFVEPSRAEPLTRDVTALLLITFLLLTMAALRLRGGPAKLL